A DNA window from Porphyromonas gingivalis ATCC 33277 contains the following coding sequences:
- a CDS encoding glycosyltransferase family 117 protein — protein MEWKRFRFLNNVVGWGVFAVAAIVYLMTIEPTASLWDCAEFIVCVNKLEIGHPPGAPFFMLVYNIISHFTSDPSQVAWLANATSALASAFTILFLFWTITHLVRRVLVPTVRNVFGLEEPSRKISVPRVITILGSGVVGALVYTFSDTFWFSAVEAEVYALSSFFTAAVFWLMFKWEERADNVRSDRWLVLIAYLMGLSIGVHLLNLLCIPAMALVYYYRRAVKPTGRGALLALLASFALIGVMMFGVIQGIPKVAGVFDVFAVNTLGLSFNSGLYFYFFLLAAILIWSVRETYSVQTDGDKKGTTKSMRMRFAVLLSVVLMGIPFIGNGILLGIVLTLAVAYWLFASKRLNVRFLHTALMSMLVILVGFSSYGVILVRAVANPPMNENAPSNAFSLRSYLAREQYGSTPLIYGPSFASQPVGLKDGQEVTGPSPKVNPTDKDRYETLYTQREYDYGDGSMMLFPRVYSTTDGHPQSYNIWMGRSETDTSMPTFGENLKFFFNYQVNYMYWRYFLWNFSGRQNDLQGDGGLLRGNAVTGIPFIDKILIGPTDDMPDFMTKNRGHNVYYMLPLLLGLIGISFQLMRKEKGAQSFWITCFLFFMTGLAIVLYLNQTPGQPRERDYAYAGSFYAFCIWIGFGVAGLVDFLRRAKLSHTTAAIVATAAAALVPIQMAGQNWDDHDRSGRYVGRDFGVNYLESCDPNAVIFTYGDNDTFPLWYAQEVEGVRTDVRVSNLSYLGADWYVRQMKQQAYQSDPLPLKNMNEAFISRNAFVRIEPNYSARDPELNLHSLPGSGLTADGKPIMMLSEAMKIAARPVPYGNGVMPSENLYLPVDSQALGLAFGDSAKVHVRRTIDLSLAGKGILSLADLSVLDLIANNEWKRPIYWAITSPSNSFSNLPDYLRQTGMANQFVPFKARRVGDNIDVEKTYTNVMTKFRFGGANNPKVYFDADIRNSTNTYRVAVFSPLAKALLERGDTVRARKVLTKCLQEISPEAVPYDYRSLVLAQTLYDADMVADADRIVKAVAGSSMRTLNWFFRLSESKFMQMLSEGEIDREMNTVATAFRLSTAYNSKVLDEYLPVFQNYYKMLYTDEQGNSKPQ, from the coding sequence ATGGAATGGAAACGTTTTAGATTTCTGAACAATGTCGTCGGTTGGGGCGTTTTTGCAGTTGCAGCTATCGTCTATCTGATGACAATCGAGCCTACAGCCAGCCTGTGGGACTGTGCCGAGTTCATAGTCTGCGTAAACAAGTTGGAGATCGGTCATCCGCCCGGAGCACCCTTCTTCATGCTCGTCTATAATATCATATCGCATTTCACAAGCGATCCGTCACAGGTGGCATGGCTTGCCAATGCTACCAGTGCACTGGCCAGTGCCTTTACCATCCTGTTTTTGTTTTGGACGATTACCCACCTTGTCCGCCGCGTACTTGTACCGACAGTACGCAATGTATTCGGATTGGAAGAGCCGTCAAGGAAAATATCCGTTCCACGAGTAATCACGATACTCGGCAGTGGAGTCGTTGGAGCCTTGGTCTATACGTTCAGCGATACGTTCTGGTTCAGTGCCGTCGAGGCCGAGGTATATGCATTGAGTTCTTTCTTCACGGCTGCCGTTTTCTGGCTGATGTTTAAGTGGGAGGAGCGTGCCGACAATGTACGCAGTGACCGCTGGCTCGTTTTGATCGCTTATCTTATGGGCCTCAGCATCGGAGTGCACCTGCTCAATCTCCTTTGCATCCCTGCCATGGCTTTGGTGTATTACTATCGCCGTGCTGTTAAACCCACAGGCAGGGGAGCTTTGTTGGCACTTTTGGCTTCCTTCGCCCTTATCGGGGTGATGATGTTCGGTGTGATACAGGGTATCCCTAAGGTTGCCGGCGTATTCGATGTCTTTGCCGTCAACACCCTTGGTTTGAGCTTCAATAGCGGTTTGTATTTCTATTTCTTCCTGCTGGCTGCCATATTGATTTGGTCTGTGAGGGAGACTTATTCCGTACAGACCGACGGTGATAAGAAGGGTACAACCAAATCGATGCGCATGCGCTTTGCCGTGTTGCTGAGCGTTGTTCTGATGGGTATTCCTTTTATCGGCAATGGCATCCTTCTCGGCATAGTCCTTACACTGGCCGTAGCCTATTGGCTGTTTGCATCCAAGCGGTTGAATGTACGATTCTTGCATACGGCCTTGATGAGTATGCTGGTTATCCTCGTCGGCTTCTCCTCTTACGGTGTTATCCTCGTTCGTGCCGTTGCCAATCCGCCGATGAATGAGAATGCTCCGTCCAATGCCTTTTCGCTTCGTAGCTACCTTGCTCGCGAACAATACGGAAGTACCCCGTTGATCTACGGGCCTTCCTTTGCATCCCAACCTGTCGGTTTGAAGGATGGACAGGAAGTAACAGGGCCTTCGCCCAAGGTAAATCCTACAGATAAGGATCGCTACGAAACGCTCTATACACAACGCGAATACGATTATGGAGATGGTTCCATGATGCTTTTCCCACGTGTCTATTCCACTACCGATGGACATCCGCAAAGCTATAATATCTGGATGGGGCGATCCGAAACGGATACCAGTATGCCTACATTCGGAGAGAACCTGAAATTCTTCTTCAATTATCAGGTCAATTATATGTACTGGCGTTATTTCCTTTGGAATTTTTCCGGCCGTCAGAATGACCTGCAAGGCGACGGAGGACTATTGCGTGGCAATGCCGTGACGGGTATTCCCTTCATTGACAAGATTCTTATCGGTCCTACGGATGACATGCCGGACTTTATGACCAAGAATCGCGGACACAATGTGTACTACATGCTTCCGTTGCTTTTGGGGCTGATCGGTATTTCTTTCCAGCTGATGCGCAAGGAGAAAGGTGCACAGAGCTTCTGGATCACTTGCTTCCTCTTCTTTATGACCGGTTTGGCCATCGTATTGTATCTCAATCAGACGCCCGGCCAACCGCGTGAGCGAGACTATGCCTATGCGGGATCCTTCTATGCTTTCTGTATCTGGATCGGTTTCGGTGTGGCAGGATTGGTCGATTTCTTGCGTCGAGCCAAACTCAGCCATACCACTGCGGCTATCGTAGCTACGGCAGCAGCAGCGCTTGTCCCTATCCAGATGGCCGGCCAGAACTGGGATGATCACGATCGCTCGGGACGCTATGTGGGACGCGATTTCGGTGTCAATTACTTGGAGAGCTGCGACCCCAATGCCGTTATTTTCACCTATGGCGATAACGATACCTTCCCCCTCTGGTATGCTCAGGAGGTAGAAGGCGTTCGTACCGATGTCCGTGTGAGCAATCTCAGTTACTTGGGAGCAGACTGGTATGTGCGCCAGATGAAGCAGCAAGCCTATCAGTCCGATCCGCTACCATTGAAGAATATGAATGAAGCCTTCATCAGCCGGAATGCCTTTGTTCGTATCGAGCCCAATTACTCTGCCAGAGATCCGGAGCTGAACCTCCATTCACTCCCGGGTAGCGGACTCACGGCCGATGGCAAGCCCATCATGATGCTGTCCGAAGCCATGAAAATAGCCGCTCGTCCGGTTCCTTATGGCAATGGTGTGATGCCGTCTGAGAACCTGTATCTGCCCGTAGATTCGCAAGCATTGGGGCTGGCGTTTGGCGATTCGGCTAAGGTGCATGTCCGTCGAACCATCGATCTGTCTTTGGCCGGTAAGGGCATCCTCTCATTGGCCGACCTGAGCGTTCTCGATCTGATAGCCAATAACGAATGGAAGCGTCCTATCTATTGGGCTATTACGTCTCCGAGCAATTCCTTCTCCAACCTGCCGGACTACTTGCGTCAGACCGGTATGGCCAATCAGTTTGTGCCTTTTAAGGCGCGCCGCGTAGGCGATAACATCGATGTGGAAAAGACCTATACTAATGTGATGACCAAGTTCCGCTTCGGAGGAGCCAACAATCCCAAGGTGTACTTCGATGCAGATATTCGCAATTCCACCAATACCTATCGTGTAGCAGTGTTTTCTCCGTTGGCAAAGGCTCTGCTCGAAAGAGGCGATACCGTTCGTGCCCGTAAGGTGCTCACCAAATGCCTCCAAGAGATCAGTCCTGAAGCCGTGCCCTATGATTATCGCTCGCTGGTATTGGCACAAACCCTGTACGATGCAGATATGGTGGCCGACGCAGACCGGATAGTCAAGGCCGTGGCAGGCTCTTCGATGCGTACGCTTAACTGGTTCTTCCGCCTGTCGGAATCCAAATTCATGCAAATGCTTTCCGAAGGAGAGATCGACAGGGAGATGAATACGGTTGCTACGGCTTTTCGGCTGAGTACTGCTTATAATAGCAAGGTACTGGATGAATATCTGCCCGTGTTCCAGAACTATTATAAGATGCTCTACACTGATGAGCAGGGTAATAGCAAACCGCAATAA